The genome window CGCTAGGAACGGGTTAAACAGCAAGACACCAAGATTGCACCAAGGACACAAAGGGGGAGTGACGCGATTCGTCGCGTCATTCCCCCTTTGTCTTGCGCAATGGATCGCTCTAGGCCGTGTGAGGATCTCACCCTTCCTCCCTCTTGGTGCCCATTGTGCCTCCTTGGTGCCTTGGTGTTTCCTCTTCTTCATCCCTACAGCCAGCAGACCGGGCCGCTGCCTCGAACGCGACGGGAAAAAATCGCGGGAGATTTCTGTTGAACCTCCGCGCCGAGTGCATTACTGTTGTAATACAGTTATGCAAAGAGACTCACTCCAATTCCAGGTCAGTCCAACGTCGGGGATCCCGATCTACCGGCAGATCATGGACCAGGTCCGGGCCCTGATCGCCGGCGGGAAAGCCCAGCCGGGCGACGTCCTCCCGAGCGTCCGCCAGATGGCGGCCGATCTGGGGGTCAACATGATGACCGTGTCGAAGGCCTACGCGAAGCTGGAGGCGGAGCAGGTCGTCGAGCGGGCCCGGGGCAAGGGGATGGTCATCGCGGCGGCGCTCCCCTCCGGCTCGATTGGCCAGCGGCAGGACGAGATCCGGCCGCACCTGGAGCCGGGGGTCGTCCGGGGCCGACAGCTGGGACTCTCCGACGGACAGATTCTCGATGTCGTCAAGGAACTCCTGCGGGATACGAATCATGAATGACGTCATTGTCTTCGATCAGCTCGTCAAGCAGTTCGGACAGAAGACCGTCCTCGACGGTGTGTCGCTCCGCGTTCCGCGGGGGCGGGTCATCGGACTCGTGGGGACGAACGGGGCGGGGAAGTCGACCCTCATCAAGTGCCTGCTGGGGCTGCTCAAGCCGACCTCGGGGCACTGTGAGCTGCTCGGTGAAAACTCCTGGACCTTGAGCGACACCGCCAAAGAGCGGTTCGGGTACGTCCCGCAGGAGGTCCAGCTCTACCCGTGGATGAAGGTGAAGCACCTCGTCCGGTATGTCGGGGCGTTCTACCGCAACTGGGACCAGGCGTGGGCCGAAGAACTCCTCAACCGCTGGGAGCTTCCGCGGGAGGACCGGTTCGCTCCGCTCTCGACCGGGCAGAAGCAGAAGCTGGCGATCGTGCTGGCCCTGGCGCATCGTCCGGATGTCCTGATCCTCGACGAGCCGGTCGCGAGTCTTGACCCGGTCGCCCGGCGGCTGTTCCTGGAGTCGATCCTGGAGATCGTCGAGGACGAGCAGCACACCGTCCTGTTCTCAACGCACATCACGTCGGACCTCGAACGGGTCGCCTCGCACGTGGCGATCCTGCAGGAGGGGCGGATCGTCTACAACGACGATCTCGACACGCTCAAGGAACGGGTCAAGCGACTGCGGATTGAGTCCCGCGCGGACCTGCCCGCCTCCTTCGCCATCGCCGGGGCCCTGCGGTCGGAAGTCCGCGGCCGGCACGCGCTCGTCGCCGTCTCACAGGTGGACGACGCGCTCCTCGACGATGTGGCCCAGCGCTGGCAGGCGACGGTGGAAGTGGAAGACCTCAACCTGGAAGAGATCTTTCTCGAGATGCATGAGAAGTCCGGGGCCCGCTGAACGCGGCGAGCGGAACGGGACGAGGGGATGGACACGCCGCGGCGCCTGATGTCGTCCGCGCGACGGTCATGAGACGGATGCAGAGGGGGAGGGGGGAGAGCGACCATGTCGACGAAAGTGCTCAACATTCTGCGGGTCTATCTTTCACGCCCCTGGGTGTGGCTGATGGCGGGGCTGGCGCTGCTGCAGGCGGCTCCCGCGGTGACGATCTTCTACGGCATGCGACTCCAGGGGATCGTCAAGGTCCTGCCGGAGGTCGCGGCGCCGCGGGAGGTCCTGAAGGACTACCGCGAGTTCTTCGACGTCGCCCGCGAACAGCGGCTGGGCCAGGTCGAGGCGATCGATCTTTCGAACTCCGCTCCCACGATTCCCGCCACGCCGTTCCGGATTGTCCCGATCCAGCCGACGGGATGGACGATCGAGCCGACCGACGGAACCACTCCCGGACCGACTTTCGCCGCGCGGGAAGAGATGGGGGTCCTGGTCCATGCGCCGCATCTGCGGTATCTCAAAGCGGACGCCTGTCCGTTTTCGGTTGACGGTCTTCGTCGTCTGGGGGAACTGAAGCAGCTGAAGTTCCTCTCCCTGCGGAACGCCTCGGCGTCCGACCCCAAGACTCTCGAAGCCGCGAGCGTTGTCGTCCCCGAAGTCCTCGGAAGACTGTCGGAACTCCGCGAGCTCGACCTGACGAACGCGTTCGCCATGCGCGTCCCGGTCCCTGCCCTTCCTGGACTGACCTGGCTGGCGATCGGCCCCCGTCTGGACCTGGAGAAGGACCTGCGGCAGCTGGCCCGGACCTCCCCCGCCCTCCGGACGCTCGTCCTGACCGGGGCGTCCAACCTGCCGCTGACCGAGGGAGCCCAGGACGCTCTTGGCGAGTTCAAGAACCTGCGGGCCGTGTACCTGGACGAAATGCCGGACGGGGCGGCCCTGCGGTCGGCGCTCGCCTCCCGGTATTCCGGCGTGGCGTTTCCGCGGACCAGCTACCTTCAGCAGCGGGTCTATGGCAGCCTCTACGTGGGGATCGCGCTGATGTTCCTCAGCA of Planctomyces sp. SH-PL14 contains these proteins:
- a CDS encoding GntR family transcriptional regulator, with the protein product MQRDSLQFQVSPTSGIPIYRQIMDQVRALIAGGKAQPGDVLPSVRQMAADLGVNMMTVSKAYAKLEAEQVVERARGKGMVIAAALPSGSIGQRQDEIRPHLEPGVVRGRQLGLSDGQILDVVKELLRDTNHE
- a CDS encoding ABC transporter ATP-binding protein — protein: MNDVIVFDQLVKQFGQKTVLDGVSLRVPRGRVIGLVGTNGAGKSTLIKCLLGLLKPTSGHCELLGENSWTLSDTAKERFGYVPQEVQLYPWMKVKHLVRYVGAFYRNWDQAWAEELLNRWELPREDRFAPLSTGQKQKLAIVLALAHRPDVLILDEPVASLDPVARRLFLESILEIVEDEQHTVLFSTHITSDLERVASHVAILQEGRIVYNDDLDTLKERVKRLRIESRADLPASFAIAGALRSEVRGRHALVAVSQVDDALLDDVAQRWQATVEVEDLNLEEIFLEMHEKSGAR